The following proteins are encoded in a genomic region of Coffea eugenioides isolate CCC68of chromosome 6, Ceug_1.0, whole genome shotgun sequence:
- the LOC113775384 gene encoding serine/arginine-rich SC35-like splicing factor SCL33, with product MRGRSYSYSPSPPRGYSRRYRSPSPRGRYGGRGRDLPTSLLVRNLRRDCRPEDLRGPFGEFGPLKDVYLPRDYYTGEPRGFGFVQYVDPADAAEAKYQMDGQVLRGRELTVVFAEENRKKPSEMRARERYRGQSYDRRRSPPRYSRSPFSSQTYSRTPDYYSPSPRRRYYSRSISPRDRRYRKRSYSRSPYGSRSRSWSRSRSLDSEGYSM from the exons ATGAGGGGTAGAAGTTATAGTTACAGTCCTTCCCCTCCAAGGGGTTACAGCAGGAGATATCGGAGCCCTAGCCCAAGAGGTCGCTATGGAGGTCGTGGGAGAGATCTTCCTACTAGTCTCTTGGTCCGTAATCTTCGCCGTGACTGTAG GCCTGAAGATCTTCGTGGGCCATTTGGGGAATTTGGTCCCTTGAAGGACGTTTATCTGCCTCGTGATTACTATACAGG GGAGCCAAGGGGTTTTGGTTTTGTGCAATATGTAGACCCTGCTGATGCAGCTGAAGCCAAATATCAGATGGATGGCCAGGTTCTTCGTGGGCGTGAGCTAACTGTTGTGTTTGCTGAGGAAAACCGGAAAAAACCATCAGAAATGAGGGCTAGAGAACGGTACAG GGGTCAGTCTTATGATAGGAGGCGGTCACCACCTCGTTATTCTcgatcaccattttcttctcagACGTATTCCCGTACTCCTGATTATTATTCACCATCTCCTCGACGAAGGTATTATTCGAG GTCCATTTCTCCTCGAGATCGGAGGTACAGGAAAAGGTCTTACTCAAGGTCTCCTTATGGCTCAAGGAGCCGGAGTTGGAGTCGGAGCCGGAGCCTGGATTCTGAAGGTTACTCGATGTAA